In Erigeron canadensis isolate Cc75 chromosome 1, C_canadensis_v1, whole genome shotgun sequence, a single window of DNA contains:
- the LOC122592053 gene encoding basic leucine zipper 43-like, with protein MSQNHNLLAQTYEDFWCKFSSNSLHDFHPTCHQPRIVSSNSSTSDEAGDQMNIINERKLRRMISNRESARRSRVRKQRQLDELFSQVMSLKNENHGLMVKLNKLLVSHEQIIQENVKLKKETLELKKLLSEAQLNNTYTTLEDLGHFLGYNLDEVVPTSCTSDHLKAQSLSHRSHVGSNTNDSSTLLRSVIG; from the coding sequence ATGTCACAAAATCACAACTTATTAGCTCAAACATATGAAGATTTTTGGTGTAAGTTTTCCTCAAACTCACTTCATGATTTCCATCCAACATGTCATCAACCTCGAATAGTATCAAGCAACTCGAGTACTTCGGATGAAGCTGGTGATCAAATGAACATCATCAATGAGAGAAAGCTAAGGAGGATGATATCAAACCGCGAGTCAGCTAGGAGGTCAAGGGTGAGGAAGCAAAGACAGCTTGACGAGCTATTCAGCCAAGTGATGTCACTCAAGAACGAAAACCATGGGCTCATGGTTAAACTTAACAAGTTGTTGGTGTCCCATGAACAAATTATTCAAGAAAATGTCAAATTGAAGAAAGAAACACTAGAGTTAAAAAAGTTGCTTAGTGAAGCTCAACTTAATAACACATACACTACTTTAGAAGATTTAGGGCACTTTTTGGGATATAATCTTGATGAGGTTGTGCCTACTTCTTGCACAAGTGATCATCTCAAGGCTCAGTCGTTATCCCATAGATCTCATGTTGGCTCTAATACCAACGATTCGTCTACTTTGCTTCGATCTGTAATCGGTTGA
- the LOC122585152 gene encoding ruBisCO large subunit-binding protein subunit beta, chloroplastic-like gives MSCSISIISCPISLQNRKVKKLATKSMSPITSMAKEIHFNHDGSTTTKLLAGVTKVAELIGVTLGPKGRNVVLQNKYGPPKIVNDGETVLREIQLEDPLENVGVKLVRQAGAKTNDLAGDGSTTSIILAHGLISEGVKVIAAGMNPIQISRGIQKTADALVLELKLMSREVEDHELADVATISAGNDFEVGNMISEAMQRVGRDGFITIEKGNSAENTLEIVEGMQYDRGYLSKYFSDRRTLKVEFQECKLLLVDKIITNPKEMYRILDIAVKGAFPIVIIAEGIEKEALAPVIRNKLKGILKAAAVKAPAFGERKSHYLDDIAILTGGTVIRDNAGLTLERVREDMLGTASKVVITKDSTLIVTDGSTQAAVKKRVTQIQRLVENTEENFDKKILNERIARLSGGIAIIKVGAQTQVELKDKQLRMEDAVNATKAAIEEGVVVGGGCCLLRLSLTISKIKKLMDNEEQKIGADIFKRALEYPARRIAKNAGINGSIVIEKVLCNNDMKYGYNAASNRYEDLMAAGIIDPTKVVRCCIEHAASVAKTFLTSDAVVIDTDGPVPEGMRLPKHTPKQTPMPTPMSMPTPMPTPMSMPTPMPTPMSKPMSMPMQMPTSGIGPMGF, from the exons ATGTCATgttctatatctataatatcttGTCCAATATCATTACAAAAtcgaaaagttaaaaaacttgcTACTAAATCAATGAGCCCAATTACATCCATGGCTAAAGAAATCCACTTTAATCATGATGGTTCTACCACAACCAAGCTCTTG GCAGGGGTGACCAAGGTGGCTGAGCTAATTGGAGTTACTTTAGGCCCAAAGGGTAGAAATGTGGTGTTGCAAAACAAGTATGGTCCTCCCAAGATTGTTAATGATGGTGAAACTGTTCTCAGAGAG ATTCAACTAGAAGATCCTCTAGAGAATGTTGGTGTGAAACTAGTGAGGCAAGCTGGTGCAAAGACAAATGATCTAGCTGGTGATGGTTCCACCACATCCATTATACTAGCCCATGGCCTCATTTCTGAAGGTGTGAAG GTTATTGCTGCAGGCATGAACCCGATACAAATATCACGAGGAATACAAAAAACTGCAGATGCCTTAGTTTTAGAACTCAAGTTGATGTCTAGAGAG GTTGAGGATCATGAGCTCGCAGACGTTGCCACCATTAGTGCAGGTAATGATTTTGAAGTTGGAAATATGATTTCTGAAGCTATGCAACGAGTGGGAAGGGACGGTTTTATCACTATTGAGAAAGGAAATTCTGCTGAGAACACTCTAGAGATAGTAGAGGGGATGCAATATGATCGTGGTTATCTGTCCAAATATTTCAGTGATCGTAGAACTTTGAAAGTAGAATTTCAAGAATGCAAG TTGCTTTTGGTTGACAAAATAATTACAAATCCGAAAGAGATGTATAGAATTTTGGACATTGCAGTTAAAGGCGCCTTTCCGATTGTGATAATTGCAGAGGGCATTGAGAAGGAAGCTCTGGCTCCAGTAATTCGTAACAAACTAAAGGGCATACTGAAGGCAGCAGCTGTTAAAGCTCCTGCCTTTGGTGAGCGCAAGAGCCACTACTTAGATGACATTGCTATTTTGACTGGAG GAACTGTGATTAGGGATAATGCAGGTTTGACACTTGAAAGGGTCCGAGAGGATATGCTTGGGACTGCAAGTAAAGTGGTCATTACTAAAGACTCTACCCTAATAGTTACTGATGGGAGCACTCAAGCAGCTGTCAAGAAAAGGGTCACTCAAATCCAAAGGCTGGTCGAG AACACAGaagaaaattttgataaaaaaattcttaatgAAAGGATAGCAAGGTTGTCTGGAGGGATTGCTATTATAAAG GTTGGAGCTCAAACACAAGTTGAATTGAAGGACAAACAGTTAAGGATGGAGGATGCTGTAAATGCAACAAAG GCTGCTATTGAGGAAGGAGTTGTAGTTGGTGGTGGCTGTTGTCTTTTGAGGCTATCTTTAACTATAAGCAAAATTAAAAAGCTTATGGATAATGAAGAGCAGAAG ATAGGAGCAGATATATTCAAAAGAGCTTTGGAATATCCAGCAAGACGAATAGCCAAAAATGCTGGCATCAATGGTAGCATTGTAATAGAGAAGGTATTGTGTAACAATGACATGAAGTATGGGTACAATGCTGCAAGCAACCGGTATGAAGATCTTATGGCTGCTGGTATAATAGACCCAACCAAAGTAGTGAGATGTTGCATAGAGCATGCAGCATCGGTTGCAAAAACATTTTTGACCTCTGATGCCGTTGTGATTGACACTGATGGACCAGTGCCGGAAGGAATGAGGTTGCCAAAGCATACACCAAAGCAAACACCAATGCCAACACCAATGTCAATGCCAACACCAATGCCAACACCAATGTCAATGCCAACGCCAATGCCAACGCCAATGTCAAAACCAATGTCAATGCCAATGCAAATGCCAACGTCTG GGATTGGTCCAATGGGTTTTTAA